The genomic stretch TCTTTCTTTAATAGAAAAAGGCCAGATTATAACTCTGGCCTCTAATGGTTAACCTTAATAAAAATTACCGGAGTAATTGAAGAACACCTTGAGGTTGTTGATTGGCTTGAGCCAGCATTGCTTGAGCAGCTTGGGAAAGGATGCTGTTCTTTTGGAAGCTCATCATTTCTTTCGCCATGTCTACGTCACGTATGCGGGACTCAGCAGCGGTTAAGTTTTCACTTGCATTTGACACGTTAGCAATTGTGTGCTCCAGACGATTTTGCAAAGCGCCTAAATATGAGCGTCCGGCAGATACGGAACTAAGTTGAGTTTCAACTGTAGTAATTGCCGTATTTGCAGCAGCCTGATTCGTAGAAATGTTAACTGCACTAAGCGCGGTATGAATAGCTGTCAAATCAACACCAGCCGTATCCAAATCTACATCAATAGCTTGAGATGCATTTGCACCAACGTGAATTTTCAACGCAGCAGTCGCAGATCCGTCCAACAGTTTTTGAGTGTTGAACTCAGTATTGTCTTTGATTCTTCCAATTTCGGAAGTTAATTGAGAGAACTCGTTTTGTAAAGCCGTACGGTCTGCTCCAACGTTAGTATCATTTGCAGACTGAACAGCAAGTTCTCTCATTCTCTGAAGAATGGAATGTACCTCGTTCAAGCCACCTTCGGCTGTTTGAATCAATGAAATACCATCTTGCGCATTACGAGCAGCTTGATCAAGCCCACGAATCTGTCCACGCATTTTTTCGGAGATTGCTAGACCTGCAGCATCATCACCAGCACGGTTGATGCGAAGACCTGAGGACAGTTTTTCTAGCGACTTACCGGTGCTTACGTTGTTAGCGCTTAACTGACGATGGGTATTGAGGGCTGACATATTGTGGTTAATAATCATTACATATTCCTCCTTGATTTTGATGCCGGGCATCCTTGCCCGTGCATTTGATGTTGTAGGGAGTAGGGCACCTTTCCCTCCGGCCGGTTGGGTCGAGGCTTGCTACTGTCCTGCTACTTAGTATATCGCTGCTTAGCGATATATTTCTTAGTCTAAAAAACGGCCAAATATACTATCTTTAAATAAATATCGCGCATTATCTCTCTATATCTCTAAATTATAGCTAATGTTAAAGTATTTCCCCAACATAGCATCCTTTCGCTTCTAGACCTTCTTATCGAGGAGTATTCCGACATAATCACGAATCGCTGCTAGAGTATCAAGTAATTCCCGGGGGGGGAATTCCTTGATAACTTGATGATTCTTCTTGTTAATAAAACGGACCATGAGGCGCTTGGTATCTTCATGCATTTCAAATTGCAGATCCGAGTCGATCGTCTTCATGAATCTATTTAGATGCTCTGCCAGATTATTAATATCTTCGCGGGTCAGCTCCTCTTTCCCCTGATCTTCTGAATCACCTTGATTTTTTCCCGCCTCGGATTTGTTGATTGACATAGGTTTATGTATCGAAAACTCTTGGGGCACCGCTACCGCAGAGTTCGATGAGTAGTTATTCGTGTTTATCTGTGTCGTTGCTTTGACCGCAGTTAAATCCATTTGACATCACCTTCTTTCCTTCAACATTCCTCTATATAGAATATCGGAAAAAAATCTAAATACTTGAGTAAACTTTAAAAATATAATAGGACCAAGCCCTCTAATCAGAAGTCTTAGCCCTATTAAAGTATCTAATCTCTTGTAATTATCGCTCTATCCCTATCCTAGTGCGAGGCAGAGAAATACTGAGTTCGTTCAGCTTTGCTAAATCATATGATGCTGATGCCTCTTTGTTCTCGGCGGCGATGGCATCATAGATCTCACCACGATAAATCTTTATTTCTCTAGGAGCCTCGATAGTGAGGCGGATGTTATCTCCTTTTATTCCAACTACGGTAACGACAATATCATCACCGATGACAATGCGTTCCCCCACTTTACGAGTAAGTGCAAGCATATCACCGACCTCCTTCGGAGGATCCTGTGGTAGTGGCATTCTCGAAAAGCCTATGGCGGATGGAGTACTTAGGGTTATCTAAGATAAGCTGAATGCCCAAACGTTGGTTTTTATTAATAACAAGTGGGGCTTGGAGATTAACTGTCATATCAGCCACCTTCTCTTTGACAGTTGCGACGAGAAAAACCTGTATGGCGCTTGTTGAGGCAATCCTCAACTCATCAGCCAATTCGTCCTCAAGGTTGAATTCATAATCCGAGAGAAAAGCAAAGGGATCCACAAGCAAAAAACTGAGATTCGGTTCCGTGATAGATTGAAGGAAGTAAAAAGGACTATCCTCAGTATGCGGTAAATGCACAAAGGCCTTCTCGTCGAGAAAGCCCGGAATTCCATGAGGGAAGCTGATTATTTGCTCTTCGATCACTTCTAGCTCCCCGAAACGTGTAGACTGTATGATCATAGTCTTTCCTCCTTGGATTCCAAATTTCACAGTTTAATAATCCCTATGCCTTAACATCAATAGTTGATATATCCACACGAGGGTATTGAGCGACCTGAAAACTCACCTTGCCTGGCACATACTCCCCATCTACGCTTCCCCTCACTAGGTTATAGTTGACCTTGCCTTCGATGACTTCGATCTGAGGAGGTATAGCTTCATAGCGCACAGAGGGTGCTATGATAGGCTCCCAACTGAGCTCGCCCTTCTTTGAAAAACGCGATTCGAAGGCTAAATCAGCAAAGGCATTGGAAGGGTTAGTAATCTGAGCCAAGCGATTTCCTTCGACTATAGTGGCTGCAATCGCATCTAAGGTCGCTTGCCTCCCGCGTTCGGCACACTCTTTAGATAGGGCCTCCCTAGTCTTGAGACCGATGGAGTGGTAAAATTCTGTGCTATCTATAGTCAATTTCCCCTTTGGCTGGCTGATTTCTAACCTAGGAGGGATTCTCTCCATCTCCAGTATGGGGTGCGTAGTTTTCTGGTTCAATTGAGCGTTTTGAATAGTATACTCAAGTCGAATCGGCTGTGAGGTTATATTTAGCTGAAGCATCTATGTCACCTCTAACGCATGAAGTCTACAAGTGATGGCTGAATAATCTTTGCTCCAACCGACAAAGCAGCTTGATAGACGTTTTCCGTGGTCTTAAAGTCAATGAGAGCCTCAGCCATATCTACATAGAGAACATTAGCCAGTGAGTTGGATAAGTTGGAAGCAGTAGCATCTAATTGGGAAACAATAGAGTCCATGCGATTTTGCCGCGCACCTAGCTCGGCACGAAAGTCAATGATGCTGTCTGATTGATTTTCCAATGCCGAAATGCTTGCTTGGATTCCTGCCTGGTCAGAAGTCTCTAAAGCCAAACTTAAGTCCTCCAAGATTTTAAACATTCCAATTTGAGTTGTATCAAGAGGATCCACCCCAAATAGCTTCCGTCCATTGACAGACACATCTATACTTAAGTTACTACCCACTTGGAACTTCATGACATCATCAGAACCCGCCCATTGGGTTACTCCCGGAATCGCTCCAGGTGGATAAGGCTCCTCATTGGCTGTCCCACCAAAAACATACTTAGTTCCTACCCGTGTATTGGCGAACTGCATTAACTGTTCTTTAATTTGCTTAATCTCGATGGCCATTTTCTTCTGATCCCCTATTGTATTGGTGCCATTAGCCCCTTGGAGCGCTAATTCCTTGGCTCTTTGGATCATAAGTGTCATCTCACCCAAGGTCTCATCTACTGTATCCAAATAGGATGTTCCTTCTTTTGCATTGTTTTTCCACTGTTCCATATGGGAGATGCTACTTTTATAGCGCAAGGCATTCTCAATTCCCACTGGATCGTCGGAAGGACGAGTAATCCGGCGTCCAGAGCCCATCTGATTCTGGAGCTTTTCCATCTGGCCTTGGGCCGAATTAAGATTACGCAACAAGTTATTAGAGAGCATATTATTGGTAACCCGCACGGGGATTCACCTACTTTCCAGGGGCTTACCCCTCATAATTAGATTTATGACCTTAATTAATATATTATCGCGTGATACCCATTCCGTTGACTATAGTATTGAGCATATCATCTAGCATAGTTACAATCCGGGCGGCAGCCGAGTAACTTTTCTGAAAGCGCACGAGATTGGTCATTTCCTCATCCAGAGACACTCCGGACAGGGATTCACGCTGATTAAACATATGATTTACAAGAACAGCTTGCCCCTCGGCCATCCGAGTTGCTTGCTGTACATCTACTCCCAGTTCGGAGATAGATGAGCCATAAAAGTCCCCAAAAGAAGCGGCAGATATCGTAGCTGGCGGTGTTCCACCGAGTGCCGGCGCCGTCCAACCTGATGACAATGAGGAAATATCTTGAGCAATTCCCCCGTCTCCGTAGGTGGTCTCACCCGTGGCTATCTTCCAAGGGTCTATAGTGAGTGCAGTATTCACTGAAATATTAGCAGCAGTTATGGTTCCAACACTTGTATCAAAAAAGTCCGGAACTGTAGCCGGAGGAGTAATGCCCCGGGCAATTCCTGTACTATGAATCAGGTTCACCGCTTCGGCGATTCCAGCAGCTAGATCATCATATTTCCGCCTCAAATAGGAAAGGTAAGCATCATCCTTACTTTCACCAGCACCTAGATTATAACCTGTACCACGCAATAAAAGATCGGACTGCAGCTTTCCCATCTTATCACCTAAGCTCACTGTGTTTCCAGCTAAGTGAGGGTGTCCGGCATCCCATCTCACCTCAGCAAAGGGAAGCCCATCGGCTCCCGCCATCACTGGCTCCGCTAACTGATAAGCTGTAGTATCATCCACGAGAATATTATTCACAACTTTATCATCACCGATATATACCTTAAAGATATTGACCTCACGATCTTTGAATGTGGCGTCTCGGCTTTCCACGACGCGGACGTTCACCATCTGTGAGAGCTCATCTACTAGGGTATCCCGCTTGTCTCTCAGGTCATTGGGATTGTCCCCTGCTACTTCTGCTCGTTTGATCTGGAAATTTAGTTCCTGAATCTGCTTGGCAGCGACATTGATTTGATTGATCTGGACACGGACACTAGAATCCAAACCCTTCTGCATTTCAGTAAGTTGCTGGTCAATATGATGAAACGTACCAGCGAGAGTTTCCGCCCGCTCGAGAAGAACAGACCGAGAACCCAGATTCTCCGGGTTCTTAGATAATTCGCTCCAGGCGTTCCAGAACTTGTCCATATCATTACTGAAGCTATTGTCGGCGGGCTCATTGAGAAGCCCCTCGACTTTATTTAAGTTATCTTGCCGGGCTGACCAGTAAGACTGCTTGGTGTTTTCCCAGCGATATTGCCGGTCTACGAAAATATCTCGTGCCCGCTCGATGCCCTGAACTGTCACTCCTGTGCCGATACTCAGATTATGTCCCATGCTGGGGATACTGCTGGGTACGGTGGCTTGGAGGTTGACGACTTGTCGGGTATAGCCCTTACTATTGGCATTGGCAATATTGTGCCCTGTTGTATCCAAGGCGGTCTGTTGGGATTCTAAGGCCCGCCGTGCAAGCTCTAATCCTGAAAATGTGGAGCGCATAAGAATCCTCCTCTAAATGCTTCGATCTAAAAAGTGAACATTGCTTTTGGGTTCATTTTCCTTGCCCCCAGGACGAACATAAGTGCTGCCATTGGGTTGAGCTGTCATTAAGCCGAGTGTTAAGTCAATGACCTTAATAGCTTGTTTTAAAAGCTGAGTGTTCAATTCATTAACCTGTCGTAAATTGGTAAGAACGTTATCTAATTCTGTCTTAACCCCTGTTAATTCAGGAAAACGCTCAGCTAATTCACTCAAGGTGATATTTTCAGGGGCTTTGCCTATCTCCCTTGCTATCTGCTCCGCCCACAGAAGACGTTCCTTTTCTAAACGGGAGGCTTCCATGATAAGCTGTTCTTCTCGAACAGTAGCTGCTTCAATCTCATGGAGGTTATTGTTCACCAGTGCCTGTTGCTTGTATTCTGCGAACATCTTAAGCTCCTCATAAAGAGCCGCCTGTCGTTTTAGATTTTCATTGAGTTGTTTGATCTCAGGCACAGTGCAACCTCCTCATGTCATCCGGTCTGCTTACTCGCCAGTTAACAGCTTGGCTGCGATGGCTTGAGCATCGATTCTGAATTCCCCTTGATTGATGCGCTCGGTTATCTCACGAATCCGATCTTCGCGAACTTCCGGCATTTCCTTGATCTTCTGCAGTAGGTTCTGATAAACCTGTCCTTTGTCAGATACCTTCATACCATCTTGCTCAAGACCGGGCACTGCAACTCTTCTACTAACCGCTGCCACCCGGTTAGTCGCTTGAACACTACCGATTGAGGACATTGATGTTCCATCAATTTTCATACGAATCCACTCCCGTACACACTATCTTATCTCTATTATCGGCATTCTCCTAAAAAACATAAGCGGCCATCATCCGAAATTATCTCGCTCATTATCCATATCCCTTCATTTTTCTCTTATTAACGCCTTCTTCCCTTGATAGAAGAAGTTTTTTGTGTTAATGCTAGTCCCTTATCTCATTTTCCTATATAATCATAGAGTATAGAACCTTGTTTCAGCAGGGCTGTCTGAGATTGGGGCTTAAGACCTATAAAGTTTTTTGAACTATTTTACGATAAAACTATATGCCCTCATTCTTTATCGAGTCCAAAAAATTAAGCGCAAAGGAGGTGGCCGGGCAGCCGGCCGTTACACAATGGACATTACAACGATACTCGGGATACTTATCGGTTTTGGTGCATTAATCATAGGTTTTCTCCTTGAAGGTGGCCATCTAAGCACTCTTTTCCTCCTACCGCCAGCTATTATCGTTTTTGGTGGTACCTTTGGAGCAGTCTTTGCTAGTTTTCCCTTGAGGGAAATGAAAAAATTCACTACCTGGATTAAAATAGCCTTCACAGAAAAAACCTACGGTACTGCCGAAGCCTACGATACCCTTATTCGTTTCGCTGAGAAAGCGCGCCGTGAAGGGCTACTCAGTCTCGAACAAGAGTTAGAAACGGTCGAAGATCGTTATACTCGCCAAGGAATGCAGTTGGTCATCGACGGTACGGATCCGGATATTACTCGTGAGATTCTCGAATCCGATATTGCCGTGATGGAAAAACGTCACAAAGTAGGCATCTCCGTTTTCGAAGCGGCTGGTGGCTATAGCCCGACCCTCGGGATTATCGGAACTGTAATGGGGCTTGTGCACGTCTTAGGCAATCTAACGGACCCCGACTCCCTCTCCAAATCTATTGCCGGAGCGTTTTTGGCAACCCTCTACGGTGTAGCCTTTGCCAATCTTCTCTACCTTCCTATCGCCACAAAGCTAAAGCAAAAGGATAGATTCGAAGTAGCCGCTATGGAAATGGTGATGGATGGGATCCTCTCCATCCAAGCAGGAGAAAACCCCTCTATCCTCAAAGAGAAGCTCAAGACTCACCTTGGAAATATGTCTTCTGAGCCCGTACCAGCTCGTGATGAATCAAGATCAGAGATTTTTAACATAAATTAATAACAAGTTTAAATAAAAAGTTTAAGATTGAGTAATAAACTTAAAGCATAGAATTTGGGTGAGATAATGGCAAGAAAACGCGGTGGAGAACCAGAGAAAGATAATTCGGAACGATGGCTACTTACATACTCCGATCTCATCACCTTACTCATGATTTTCTTCGTAGTGATGTACTCTATGAGCAAGGTTGATGCCGATAAATTCCAAGCCATGGCCGAATCCCTCAACATTACCTTGGGAGGAGCCTCAGCTGCTCAAGTTGAAATCGGAACCTCTCCCTCTGGGCCGAACCTAATCGAGACGTTTCCCGCAAAAACACCAGAGCCTTCCGGGGAAACCTTGGATGAAGGGAAAGGTGCAGGCCTCGGCAATGCGGATATCGAGAACATGACGATTGAATCGATCAAGCAGAAACTGGATAAATTCGCCTTTGATAATCAGATTGAAACCAAGCTGGTCTCCTCTATTGAAGAGAGAGGTCTGGTCATAAGTATCCAAGATACACTCCTTTTCGAGAGTGGCTCTGCGGTCATTACCCCGCGAGCACGCGAAATCCTCGAAAAAATCAATAATGTGCTGGCCTCCGCTCCCAACTATATCAAAGTCGAAGGACACACAGATAACCTCTCTATTAGTACTGACCGTTTCCCTAGCAACTGGGAGCTATCTGTTTTAAGGGCAACCAATGTCCTCCATATCATGCAAGAAACAATTCATGCTGAGCAGCTTTCTGCCACAGGCTACGGGGAGTTCCGCCCAGTCACCAACAACGATAGCGAGGCCAACCGAGCCAGAAATCGTCGCGTCGACCTCGTCATACTCCGCTCCAAATACGACTTAACGGAGCCGGGACAATCCCTAGAAGCTGATCCAACTTCCGGTACCATCCCAACTCCGTTCAATAATCCGTAATCAACAGTTTGTCTGGCGAATCTCCTGAGTTATCGTTAATAGTAGAATAATACTCTAATCTAATAAATCTTCATCAAAAAGAGGGTTGACCATAGAGTATATTCTAGAGTTTGCCTAACAATCTTAAGAAACTACCCAAGGATTTTGTTTTACAAAAGTGAACGCCTTCTAAGCGAGCGGAAAACCAATCTTCGCGAAAAGCACGCAGCGGAGACGGGCTGGAAACAGGACGTTTCCAGCTGGCCATTGAGCAGGAGCGATTTGGCCAGGTTACCCGTCGAAGCGGAGTGCTTGAGCGTTAGATTGGTCCGCGCAGCTTACTGAGTGAACGATGTAAAACAAAATCCTGGAGACCACTGTCCTTGGTTAACACTCTTAATCATACTACAACTAATAAGCCAACGATTTGATCGCCCGATACACAATATCCGCAGCTAACTCCACTTGTTCAATCTTCACATTCCCCAGCGAATCCTGTGGGGTATGATTATTCACCAGCCACTCCCGAGCCAATAGGGTCACCGCAGGGATACCTGCTTGAGCAAAGCTTATCTGATCGCTGTTATGCCCACCACTCTCCACCTGCATG from Desulfitobacterium dichloroeliminans LMG P-21439 encodes the following:
- a CDS encoding flagellin, producing MIINHNMSALNTHRQLSANNVSTGKSLEKLSSGLRINRAGDDAAGLAISEKMRGQIRGLDQAARNAQDGISLIQTAEGGLNEVHSILQRMRELAVQSANDTNVGADRTALQNEFSQLTSEIGRIKDNTEFNTQKLLDGSATAALKIHVGANASQAIDVDLDTAGVDLTAIHTALSAVNISTNQAAANTAITTVETQLSSVSAGRSYLGALQNRLEHTIANVSNASENLTAAESRIRDVDMAKEMMSFQKNSILSQAAQAMLAQANQQPQGVLQLLR
- a CDS encoding flagellar protein FlaG, with product MDLTAVKATTQINTNNYSSNSAVAVPQEFSIHKPMSINKSEAGKNQGDSEDQGKEELTREDINNLAEHLNRFMKTIDSDLQFEMHEDTKRLMVRFINKKNHQVIKEFPPRELLDTLAAIRDYVGILLDKKV
- the csrA gene encoding carbon storage regulator CsrA, with amino-acid sequence MLALTRKVGERIVIGDDIVVTVVGIKGDNIRLTIEAPREIKIYRGEIYDAIAAENKEASASYDLAKLNELSISLPRTRIGIER
- the fliW gene encoding flagellar assembly protein FliW — its product is MIIQSTRFGELEVIEEQIISFPHGIPGFLDEKAFVHLPHTEDSPFYFLQSITEPNLSFLLVDPFAFLSDYEFNLEDELADELRIASTSAIQVFLVATVKEKVADMTVNLQAPLVINKNQRLGIQLILDNPKYSIRHRLFENATTTGSSEGGR
- a CDS encoding DUF6470 family protein, translated to MLQLNITSQPIRLEYTIQNAQLNQKTTHPILEMERIPPRLEISQPKGKLTIDSTEFYHSIGLKTREALSKECAERGRQATLDAIAATIVEGNRLAQITNPSNAFADLAFESRFSKKGELSWEPIIAPSVRYEAIPPQIEVIEGKVNYNLVRGSVDGEYVPGKVSFQVAQYPRVDISTIDVKA
- the flgL gene encoding flagellar hook-associated protein FlgL encodes the protein MRVTNNMLSNNLLRNLNSAQGQMEKLQNQMGSGRRITRPSDDPVGIENALRYKSSISHMEQWKNNAKEGTSYLDTVDETLGEMTLMIQRAKELALQGANGTNTIGDQKKMAIEIKQIKEQLMQFANTRVGTKYVFGGTANEEPYPPGAIPGVTQWAGSDDVMKFQVGSNLSIDVSVNGRKLFGVDPLDTTQIGMFKILEDLSLALETSDQAGIQASISALENQSDSIIDFRAELGARQNRMDSIVSQLDATASNLSNSLANVLYVDMAEALIDFKTTENVYQAALSVGAKIIQPSLVDFMR
- the flgK gene encoding flagellar hook-associated protein FlgK — its product is MRSTFSGLELARRALESQQTALDTTGHNIANANSKGYTRQVVNLQATVPSSIPSMGHNLSIGTGVTVQGIERARDIFVDRQYRWENTKQSYWSARQDNLNKVEGLLNEPADNSFSNDMDKFWNAWSELSKNPENLGSRSVLLERAETLAGTFHHIDQQLTEMQKGLDSSVRVQINQINVAAKQIQELNFQIKRAEVAGDNPNDLRDKRDTLVDELSQMVNVRVVESRDATFKDREVNIFKVYIGDDKVVNNILVDDTTAYQLAEPVMAGADGLPFAEVRWDAGHPHLAGNTVSLGDKMGKLQSDLLLRGTGYNLGAGESKDDAYLSYLRRKYDDLAAGIAEAVNLIHSTGIARGITPPATVPDFFDTSVGTITAANISVNTALTIDPWKIATGETTYGDGGIAQDISSLSSGWTAPALGGTPPATISAASFGDFYGSSISELGVDVQQATRMAEGQAVLVNHMFNQRESLSGVSLDEEMTNLVRFQKSYSAAARIVTMLDDMLNTIVNGMGITR
- a CDS encoding flagellar protein FlgN, with product MPEIKQLNENLKRQAALYEELKMFAEYKQQALVNNNLHEIEAATVREEQLIMEASRLEKERLLWAEQIAREIGKAPENITLSELAERFPELTGVKTELDNVLTNLRQVNELNTQLLKQAIKVIDLTLGLMTAQPNGSTYVRPGGKENEPKSNVHFLDRSI
- the flgM gene encoding flagellar biosynthesis anti-sigma factor FlgM, whose amino-acid sequence is MKIDGTSMSSIGSVQATNRVAAVSRRVAVPGLEQDGMKVSDKGQVYQNLLQKIKEMPEVREDRIREITERINQGEFRIDAQAIAAKLLTGE
- a CDS encoding flagellar motor protein is translated as MDITTILGILIGFGALIIGFLLEGGHLSTLFLLPPAIIVFGGTFGAVFASFPLREMKKFTTWIKIAFTEKTYGTAEAYDTLIRFAEKARREGLLSLEQELETVEDRYTRQGMQLVIDGTDPDITREILESDIAVMEKRHKVGISVFEAAGGYSPTLGIIGTVMGLVHVLGNLTDPDSLSKSIAGAFLATLYGVAFANLLYLPIATKLKQKDRFEVAAMEMVMDGILSIQAGENPSILKEKLKTHLGNMSSEPVPARDESRSEIFNIN
- a CDS encoding flagellar motor protein MotB, with the protein product MARKRGGEPEKDNSERWLLTYSDLITLLMIFFVVMYSMSKVDADKFQAMAESLNITLGGASAAQVEIGTSPSGPNLIETFPAKTPEPSGETLDEGKGAGLGNADIENMTIESIKQKLDKFAFDNQIETKLVSSIEERGLVISIQDTLLFESGSAVITPRAREILEKINNVLASAPNYIKVEGHTDNLSISTDRFPSNWELSVLRATNVLHIMQETIHAEQLSATGYGEFRPVTNNDSEANRARNRRVDLVILRSKYDLTEPGQSLEADPTSGTIPTPFNNP